One Manihot esculenta cultivar AM560-2 chromosome 6, M.esculenta_v8, whole genome shotgun sequence DNA segment encodes these proteins:
- the LOC110618313 gene encoding AP2/ERF and B3 domain-containing transcription repressor RAV2, whose amino-acid sequence MDGSCIDESTATSDSISVSISPTSAVSHFPPPTKSPESPLCRVGSGSSVILDSEFGVEAESRKLPSSKYKGVVPQPNGRWGAQIYEKHQRVWLGTFNEEDEAAKAYDIAAQRFRGRDAITNFKPQGEENEDDDIETAFLNSRSKAEIVDMLRKHTYKDELEQSKRNYLIDGQGKQHRNPGANNAALSGSGRVLKEREQLFEKAVTPSDVGKLNRLVIPKQHAEKYFPLQNVSNSTKGVLLNFEDITGKVWRFRYSYWNSSQSYVLTKGWSRFVKEKNLKAGDIVSFQRSTGPDKQLYIDWKVKTGPNPVVCSVKPVQMVRLFGVNIFKLAENNSGGAEGAGGCNGKRSIREVELSSLECIKKQRIIGAL is encoded by the coding sequence ATGGACGGAAGCTGCATAGATGAGAGTACTGCCACTAGTGACTCCATATCCGTATCCATTTCTCCTACGTCCGCCGTCTCTCACTTTCCTCCTCCAACTAAATCTCCTGAGTCTCCTCTTTGCCGTGTGGGTAGCGGCTCTAGCGTTATTCTCGACTCCGAATTTGGCGTCGAAGCTGAGTCCCGTAAACTCCCCTCTTCTAAATATAAAGGGGTTGTTCCCCAACCTAACGGCCGTTGGGGCGCTCAGATTTACGAGAAGCATCAGCGTGTATGGCTTGGTACCTTCAATGAGGAAGACGAGGCTGCCAAAGCTTATGACATCGCTGCCCAGAGGTTCCGTGGCCGCGATGCTATCACTAATTTCAAGCCTCAAGGTGAAGAAAACGAGGACGATGATATTGAAACCGCATTCTTGAACTCCCGTTCCAAAGCTGAAATCGTTGACATGCTCAGGAAACACACGTACAAAGATGAACTGGAACAAAGCAAACGAAACTACCTGATTGATGGACAAGGGAAGCAGCATCGAAACCCAGGTGCCAATAATGCTGCTCTATCTGGGTCGGGCCGCGTTCTGAAAGAACGTGAACAGCTTTTCGAGAAAGCGGTGACACCGAGCGACGTTGGGAAACTGAACCGCCTGGTTATCCCCAAACAACACGCGGAAAAATACTTCCCTTTACAGAACGTTAGCAATAGCACAAAAGGGGTGCTGTTAAATTTCGAGGATATTACAGGCAAAGTGTGGAGATTTCGCTACTCTTATTGGAACAGTAGCCAGAGCTACGTATTGACAAAAGGATGGAGCCGGTTCGTGAAGGAGAAGAACTTGAAAGCCGGAGACATTGTCAGCTTTCAGAGGTCGACCGGACCGGATAAACAACTTTATATAGATTGGAAAGTAAAAACCGGGCCGAACCCGGTGGTCTGCTCAGTGAAACCGGTTCAGATGGTGAGATTGTTTGGGGTCAACATTTTTAAATTAGCTGAAAACAATAGCGGTGGCGCAGAAGGCGCTGGCGGGTGTAACGGGAAGAGATCAATAAGGGAAGTGGAGCTGTCATCGTTAGAGTGTATTAAGAAACAGAGGATAATTGGAGCTTTGTAA